A single region of the Nocardioides aquaticus genome encodes:
- a CDS encoding 2'-5' RNA ligase family protein, with translation MTRGTQPHPLVVTLVLDDDTTARFEAERTALFPAGRTKVGAHLTLFHAVPGERLDLVRAQVAEQARRAPFTLPVTEVMALGKGAAYRLDSPDLVALHADLQRAWWDDLTRQDRQPLRPHVTVQNKVDADVARATVDRLRADFTPFTATGEALAVWRYVGGPWEPVERYAFAPPAP, from the coding sequence ATGACCCGAGGCACGCAGCCGCACCCGCTCGTGGTCACCCTGGTCCTCGACGACGACACCACCGCCCGGTTCGAGGCCGAGCGCACCGCGCTCTTCCCGGCCGGGCGCACGAAGGTCGGCGCCCACCTGACGCTGTTCCACGCGGTGCCCGGCGAGCGCCTCGACCTCGTCCGCGCGCAGGTGGCGGAGCAGGCGCGCCGCGCCCCGTTCACGCTGCCCGTCACCGAGGTGATGGCGCTCGGCAAGGGGGCGGCGTACCGGCTCGACAGCCCCGACCTGGTCGCCCTCCACGCCGACCTGCAGCGCGCGTGGTGGGACGACCTGACCAGACAAGACCGCCAGCCGCTGCGCCCGCACGTCACGGTGCAGAACAAGGTCGACGCCGACGTCGCCCGCGCGACCGTCGACCGGCTGCGGGCCGACTTCACCCCGTTCACCGCCACGGGCGAGGCGCTGGCCGTCTGGCGCTACGTCGGCGGGCCGTGGGAGCCGGTCGAGCGGTACGCGTTCGCGCCGCCCGCCCCCTGA
- a CDS encoding alpha/beta fold hydrolase, whose protein sequence is MDLVPKPHQLVAAAGTLGRRVLRGGVADLRPHPRTTVHEDDLATVHHYRPGSAHTDGDPVLLVASLAAPDLAYDLRRGCSLVEHLVGGGRPTYLVEYGRVPFRDRDLALAPFVTEAVTTAVRETSAHAGGRPVHLVGWSLGGTMALLAAAHDADLPLASVTVLGSPVDTDLVPMVAPARPLIDPTEGGGLLRQGYRALGGTPPLASWAVQLPPVQRLVARPLALAVHVDDGEYWAQLQAVERFRRRMEAYPGRAYGQLYHRFLGGTGLASGTYAADGLEVDLADVAVPVLVVAGANDRIAPVAAVKAVEPLLTGAPQTRFEIVPGGHLGLLTGRAAATTTWPALDEWLDETSGDVAPGDPGVIGTSPRRRYGSGGSRSLAP, encoded by the coding sequence ATGGACCTGGTGCCCAAGCCCCATCAGCTCGTCGCCGCGGCCGGCACCCTGGGGCGGCGGGTGCTGCGCGGCGGGGTCGCCGACCTGCGCCCCCACCCGCGGACCACGGTGCACGAGGACGACCTGGCCACGGTGCACCACTACCGCCCGGGCTCGGCGCACACCGACGGCGACCCGGTGCTGCTGGTGGCGTCCCTGGCCGCACCCGACCTCGCCTACGACCTCCGCCGCGGCTGCTCCCTGGTCGAGCACCTGGTCGGCGGCGGCCGGCCGACCTACCTGGTCGAGTACGGCCGGGTCCCCTTCCGCGACCGCGACCTGGCCCTCGCCCCCTTCGTCACCGAGGCCGTGACCACCGCGGTCCGCGAGACCTCGGCGCACGCCGGCGGCCGGCCGGTGCACCTGGTCGGTTGGAGCCTCGGCGGCACGATGGCGCTGCTGGCCGCCGCGCACGACGCCGACCTGCCGCTCGCGTCCGTGACCGTGCTGGGGTCCCCGGTCGACACCGACCTCGTCCCGATGGTGGCGCCGGCGCGGCCCCTGATCGACCCCACCGAGGGGGGCGGGCTGCTCCGCCAGGGCTACCGCGCCCTCGGCGGCACCCCGCCGCTGGCCTCCTGGGCCGTGCAGCTGCCGCCCGTCCAACGCCTGGTCGCCCGGCCGCTCGCGCTGGCGGTGCACGTCGACGACGGCGAGTACTGGGCGCAGCTGCAGGCCGTCGAGCGGTTCCGTCGCCGGATGGAGGCCTACCCCGGCCGCGCGTACGGGCAGCTCTACCACCGCTTCCTCGGCGGCACCGGGCTCGCGAGCGGCACCTACGCGGCCGACGGGCTGGAGGTGGACCTCGCCGACGTCGCGGTCCCGGTCCTGGTCGTCGCCGGCGCGAACGACCGGATCGCCCCGGTCGCCGCGGTCAAGGCGGTCGAGCCGCTGCTGACCGGGGCGCCGCAGACCCGCTTCGAGATCGTGCCCGGCGGGCACCTCGGGCTGCTCACCGGTCGCGCCGCGGCGACCACGACCTGGCCGGCGCTCGACGAGTGGCTCGACGAGACCTCGGGCGACGTGGCGCCGGGCGACCCCGGCGTGATCGGGACCAGCCCGCGCCGGCGGTACGGCTCCGGCGGCTCGCGCAGCCTCGCCCCCTGA